CTTGGCGATCATGGGATCGTAGTGCACGCCGATTTCGTCGCCTTGCTTGACGCCGGTGTCCACTCGCACGTGGCTGGACGGTTGCGGTTGCCGCAGATGATGAATGACTCCGGCCGTGGGAAGGAAACCCTTGGCGGCGTCCTCGGCGTAGATGCGCGCCTCGATGGCGTGCCCACGGATCGCGAGTTGCTCTTGGGTCAGGGGCAACGCTTCGCCCGCCGCCACGCGCAATTGCCACTCCACCAGATCCAGCCCCGTGATCATTTCCGTGACCGGATGCTCCACCTGCAAGCGCGTGTTCATCTCCATGAAGTAGAAAGCGCCCTGCTCGTCCGCGATGAATTCCACCGTTCCGGCGTTGGTGTAATCCACGGCCAGGGCGGCAGCCACGGCCGTGGAGCCCATCTGCCGGCGCCTTGTCGCGCTCAAACCCGGCGCGGGCGCTTCTTCCAGCACCTTCTGGTGGCGCCGCTGCACGGAACAATCGCGCTCGAATAGATACACCGCGTTCCCGCGCGTATCGGCGAACACTTGCACCTCGATATGGCGCTGGCGCTGCAGATACTTCTCGATCAACAACCGGTCATCGCCAAAGGATGAGGCTGCCTCGCGCTTCGCCCCGGCGATGGCTTCCTTCAACTCGCGGGCACTGTTGACCACGCGCATACCCTTGCCGCCTCCGCCAGCGGAGGCCTTTATGAGCACTGGGTAGCCGGTCTTTTCCGCTTCGGCGTGCAACGTGTCGTAGTCCTGTGCTTCGCCGTGATAGCCCGGCACCAAAGGCACTCCGGCCTTGTGCATGATGTCCTTGGATGCGCTCTTGGAACCCATGGCGCGTATGGCGCTCGCGGGCGGGCCGATGAATATCAATCCCGCCTGCGACACGGCATCGGCGAAAGATGCGTTCTCCGAAAGAAATCCGTAACCGGGATGAACCGCTTGCACGCCAGTGGCCTTGGCTACTTCAAGTATCCGCTCGGCCTTGAGATAACTTTCCCGAGGCGCCGAAGGGCCAATATGGAAGGCTTCGTCGCAGGCGCTCACATGCAGCGCGTTCGCGTCCGCGTCCGAATACACGGCCACGGTGCGAACGCCTAGGCGCTTGCAGGTGCGGGCCACACGCACTGCGATCTCGCCCCTGTTGGCGATGAGAATCTTATCGAACATGGTTATGACTCATCGATCGCATCCGGTGGTTGCGGCGGTGCCAAGGATTGATGAAGGGCGCTCAAACGCCGGTAGATTTGCCACGCCAGGATGGACGACACCGCAAACAGCGCGGCGCCGATCACCGACGAGGTGATGAGCGCATGCGTGGTCACTTGCGTCCAGCCCGCTTGCGAAGTGGCGCACGCCGTCCACTTCTCGAAGAGGTCAGTGGCCATCGCGGGCATCCTCTCGCTGCTCATGCTATTCATCTCGAACACGAAGGTATCGTAGGTGGGTACACCCGTCTGCTTCGTCCGGTTGTACGCCCACAACGCATAGCCCGCCAGCAAATTGATCACGAAGCCCGCCAAGCCCAGCACGCAAAAGAAGGTAAGCACCTTCGCCTTTTGCCGGTCCGCCGCGAGTTCGCTCTTTGCCGCTTCGCTCATGAATGTGGGGTCCATTTCGGAGCGCGCTTTTCCAGGAAAGACGCAATCCCTTCTTGCCCCTCGGCACTCACGCGCAACTTCGCGATCCGGCTGGCGGTATGCTCGACCAACGCACTATCCAGCTTTTCGCGCGCAACGGTCGCGACGAGATCCTTGGTGACCGCCAAGCACTCGGGACCACCCTTGAGTAAATCGGATACAAAGCCTTCCACCGTCTTATCCAACTCCTCATCAGGCACCACGGCGTGCACCAAGCCCATGCGCAGCGCCTCATGCGCGGAGAAGCGCTCCGCCGTCAAGAAGTACCTGCGGGCCATGCGCTGCCCGATGGCCCGTACGACATAAGGGCTAATCACAGCAGGCGTTAATCCAAGCCGCACTTCCGTCAAGGAAAACACGGCGGCCGGCACCGCGACCGCGATATCGCAACAGGCCACGAGTCCCATTCCCCCGGCGAAGGCCGAGCCCTGCAAACGCGCAATGGTTGGCTTGGCGAGTCCGTTCAAGGTGCGCATCAGCTCAGCCAGCGCGCGCGCATCGCGCAAATTCTCGCCCTCCGAGTATGCCGCCATGCGCTTCATCCAATTCAAGTCCGCCCCGGCGGAGAAACTCTTCCCCGCCGCCGCCAGAATAACCATTCGCACCCGCGGATCACTCTCCAGCGCACGTAGTTGCGTAGTCATGGCGGCGATCAAATGATCGTCGAAAGCGTTGTGCACCTCCGGGCGGTTCATGGTCAGAGTGGCAACGCCGCGGGCGTCTACCGATTGAAACAAGTTAGAAGTGGTCATGGCTATCTACGGTTTCTTGGCGACGACTTTGCCGTTCTCCCAGACATAAATCGGTGTGCCGTGCATACGCGCTATCTCTCTTGCCCGCCGGGCCGCTTTACGTATCGCGCGCGCAACGGCGGCGTGAAACTCTCGATCTTGCGGTGATGACTTCGGCGAGTGAACGGTAGTGCTTCTCAAAATTGTCCCGGCTCCTCTGAAAACGGCGAATTACGTCTGCCCTTGGGACGTCATGCCCTCCTTGCTTGACTCGCGTGGCAACGCGGCGCAAGGCCAGACTTACCGAGGGTAACGTCAGGTAAATAATCTCGATTCGATACCCAACCGCTCTGCATCTACGCAACCGCCCGAGTAGACTCAATCCACTCAAGGTGCTTTCAATAGCGAACTCCACGCGAGCCGCGAATAGTCGATCAAGCTCCCGCAAGAATATCCGGCCCGCTGCGACCGCCGCCAATTCGGGACGCAAGGGCGAGAGCCCGGCAGCGATGAGATCTGCGTTTACGAAGTAGAGGATGCTACCGCCCTTTGGCAAAAACTCCCGGGCGAAGGTCGTCTTCCCCGATCCGTTCGGACCGGCGATCACAATGCAACGTGTGGCCTTCCGCCGGTCTCCCGCCTTCATCTCTGGGCGCCGCAATGACTATCGGTGGCACTCATGATAGTAAGGTGTTTCGTAAGCCATTGAATGTCTATAAATTAATACCGTTTTGGATTTTATTATCAGCGGCCTTTGATAATAAACTCGAAACGATCAACCCTCCGTTAGGGCTTTCTCTAAGCGAGCAATGTCCTCCTCAATCTCTTGGCGCCGATACTCGAACTGCATGGCTCCGATAGGGTCGTCCCTCGCACCCATCGCGGCGAGCATCGCTTCGACAGCCGCCAAGTCGGCCTGTAGCCAGTCGATTTCAGAATTTGGATTCACAGATCTATTCTCCTTTGTCCAATCCGCATTGTCACGGTGACTTGCCGCGCAGACGCCGGTAGGCCTCCGCAGCCATCCACCCGGTCACCGTCTTCTGAAACGGAACGTCATTCATGAAGCGCACATATATGTCCTCATTCTGATCGATGCGCTCGACGAACAAAGCATTCAGTAGATTCTTGAACACCAGTTCGAAATTGTCACCCGGATTTACCGCCACCGCTTGTTTCAGGCCTTCATCCAGGACGGCAGCCTCGACCATCTGGTCGAAGAAAAGCTGATCCGCCTGATTGAAGTCGGTTCCGAACCGTTCATTAACTAGATCGAGCAAACGCGATAGTGGCACCGCCTCACGCGCGACTAATCCACTGCCTACTTTGGTCGACCCGTCGAGGGATCGCGCGTACTCTTTACTAAGGCCGATGGATCCCTCGCTGATCTTCTGAAGACGGTAGTACTCAAGCCTTACGTCGTCATCGAACTGATAGGCTGGGCCGCTCTTTCGCCGCGGCAGCTTCGCCGCCAATTGCCTCACAAACACATAAAGGCGCTCTAGGTAGGAGTCTTGATAAGGAATTATCTGGCTCAGGAAACCGTATAGATTGAGCGTCATGCGCAGGTAGTCGAACACAAGACGGGGGGACCGGCAAAGGCGGCGGATTGTCTGGGCCACGCCGTCTTGGGTCGAGGACTTGATCACACCGATGGCGAAGCGGCGTAGGCGCGAGATATTCTCCGGGCCGAAACCGGTTCGGATGCGACCTCGGTCCTCGTCATAGTTCCAATCCGGCGTGTCGTGACACGGGTTCTCGATACACCAGTGTCCGCGATTGATCTGCAACACCTGCTCGGGACTGGCTTGCTCTGGGGTGGGGCGGGTGATGCCGTAGGCGATCTTGGCGCTTGAGCCGCCGGTGTTCTTGTCGGTGCGGCGGCGCTCGATCAGGAACACTTGCCCCACATGCGGGAAATCCAGGTGCTTGTTCAGGGCGCTACTGCACCAGATGCGGCGGGTTTCGATGCGCCCATGTTCGCAAGCGGAGGCTTGGGTGAAATGGGCCGGGCCGCGATCGCGGAACAACAACTCGATATCGGCTTGTAGGCGGGGTTGGTTGCCTTTGACGATGAAGTGCTAGTGCGCCTGGCGCTCGCCGGCCAAGTAAGCGCCGAGTTTGCGCTGAGTATGCAGGGCATCGGCGGTGATATCGCGCCCGGCCAGCTCAATGGCATCGAGTGGCACGATCACCATGCCGGTTTCGTTGGTTCGCTTTTGCTCCTCGCTACCGGCTACGGGGAGGGTGCCGGCTGGGTGTGGCAGATCTTGGACTCATGGCCCAGCACGCTCATCACGTGGGTGTGCTGGCCTTGTGCATCGATGGCGTTGCACATCGTCTTGCCGTCGATGGCCAGGCTCTCATGGGTTTGCCCGAAGGCGGCGTTCCAGCGCTGCAACGCCTGGTCCAAGGCGGCGGGGTCCACACGAATCGGACAATCGCGGATGATCGATTCGCTGGGCACGAGGTAGTCTCCCGCGTTATCGCGCCGGCAACCAAACCGGCAAGTGCCCTCGGACCCTAGCTCTGCGCCCACCCGGCGATGGCTTTGTAGCCGCGCATCTCGCACAGAATCACGCCCGCGGCAATGGCCAATACCGTGGGCAAGCGGTGGCGCCGGCCCTGTGCCCGGCGCGGGTCGGGGATGGCACAGAAGAAATCGGGCAAGGCGCGCATGTGCTCGGCGCTCATCATCATCTTGGGGGCTCCGCTACGGTGAGAGGATTCGCTCAGGGGCCCGCACAGCTTCGCGCGCGCCCCGGCCACTAAAGGATAGGTGAACACGCGTTTGGGGGTTTGCGGCTCAGGGCTATAGCCTTGGCGGGTGCGCAGGTATCCCTTCGTGAATCCCACCTCGGTCCAGTTCGCCGCGCGGTATACCGTGCCCGTGAAGCGTTGCGGATCCACGAAGGTCTCCAACAACCACACAGGATGTCCGAAGCGCGTTTGCCAATCCGCTCCCATGCGCCGTGCCACGAGACCGAGCACGCGCGAGCCCAGGCTGGGAAAGTGCCATTGCGGCAGAATCAAAAAGCGGCTGTTGTTCGCGATCAGCTTGAGCCGGTCAAAATGCAAGCGGAAATCCCATCCGATCCGGCGATCACGCGCCGTGCATTTCCACGCCGCCGAGCAAAACCCGCACAGCGCCACCCATTACCCTTCGTAGCTCGCCGCGTACCACAGCGTCTCGCCAATCTTGGGCAGCGCCCCAAGGTAATGCGCCTGCCCCTTCAGGTCCTGGTAGCGCGATTCCTGCGCTCGCTCCACCGGGCGTACACTCACCTGCGATACATCCATCCTCGGGCTCGATCAGCATGGCATGCGCTATACATGACGCGAAGCGTGCGGGGATGTCCGGGCTTTGGCTAAATCGTTCCGCCACTCAGCGAATTAAGGGAAAGGGCAAATCCGCCCTGGGTTGCCCTTTACTTGCTATTGATGCCCCGCGTGGAACCGGCTACCATCGCACGCCTATTGGGGAGCGCCGAGGGCCGGATTCCCTTACTTTCATGAGGTCAATATGGACACGCAAGATCGTATTCGCAAGCAAGTCACCGATAACAAGGTTGTGCTCTACATGAAGGGCACGCCGGAGGCGCCGCAGTGCGGGTTCTCCGCCACGGCCGTGCAGATTCTGGAAGCCTGCGGGGCGGAGGACGTCGCCACCGTCAACGTGCTGGCCGACGCCGAAATTCGCCAAGGCATCAAGGAGTTCGCCAACTGGCCTACGATCCCGCAGCTCTACATCAATGGCGAGTTCGTGGGCGGCGCGGACATCATCCGCGAGATGTACGAGAACGGCGAGCTGGAAAAAGTCCTCAAGGGATAGTTCTCAGAATCCAGCGGTAACCAAAGGGCTGGCAAGGCGCCAGCCCTTTTTATTTAAGGTAAGACCTCATGGCTTCAAGCAACACCGAGCGGTACGCCGAACTGCGCGCAGCGGTGCGCGCCCTGTGCAAGACCTTCGTGCCCGAGTATTGGCGCAAGCTCGATGAAGAGCGGGCCTACCCGGAAGCTTTCGTCAAGGCGTTAACCGATGCGGGCTGGTTGTCCGCCCTGATCCCGGAAGAGTACGGGGGTTCGGGGCTGGGGATCACGGAAGCCTCCGTCATTCTGGAAGAGGTGAATCGTTCCGGAGGTAACTCAGGGGCCTGCCACGCGCAGATGTACATCATGGGCACACTCTTGCGCCATGGATCATCCAGGCAGAAGTCCGAGTACCTTCCCAAGATCGCCAAGGGCGAGATACGCCTGCAATCCTTCGGCGTGACGGAGCCCAGCACGGGTTCGGACACCACCAAGCTCAAAACCACGGCCGTGCGCAAGGGCGACCGCTACGTGGTCAACGGGCAGAAGGTGTGGACTTCGCGCATCCAGCACTCGGACCTAATGCTGCTGCTGGCCCGAACGACGCCATTGCCCGAAGTGAAAAAGAAATCCGAGGGTTTGTCCGTGTTCCTGGTGGACTTGCGGCAAGCCATCGGCAAGGGCATGAGCGTGCGCCCCATTCGCAACATGCCCAATCACGAAACCAACGAAGTGTTCTTCGACAATCTGGAGATTCCCGCCGAGAGCCTCGTCGGCGAGGAAGGCAAGGGGTTCCGCTACATCCTGGACGGCATGAACGCGGAGCGCATCCTGATCGCCGCCGAGTGCGTGGGCGATGGGCACTGGTTCATCGAGAAAGCGGTGAACTACGCCAAGGAGAGGGTGGTGTTCGACCGCCCCATCGGCCAGAACCAGGGCATCCAGTTTCCCATCGCGCGAGCGCACATCAATGTCGAGGCCGCCGATCTCATGCGCTTTCGCGCCGCCGAGCTGTTCGATCGCAAGGAACCGTGCGGGGCCGAGGCCAACATGGCGAAACTTCTAGGGGCGGATGCCTCCTGGGAGGCGGCCAACGTGTGCCTGCAAACCCACGGCGGTTTCGGTTTCGCCGCTGAGTACGACGTGGAGCGCAAGTTTCGCGAAACCCGGCTCTACCAGGTGGCGCCCATCTCCACCAATTTGATTCTTTCCTTTATCGGCGAGCATGAGCTGGGATTGCCGCGGTCTTACTAACCCGCGTCGAACGGTAGGCCACTCGCCATGATGGCCTTGGTTGGGCTCTCGTTACGCCGCCCGTACACCATCGCGGTATTGTCGCTGCTGATCCTGCTGCTGGGCGCGCTCTCGGCCTCGCGCATGATCGTGGATTTCTTTCCGCGCATCGACATTCCCATCGTTTCCGTGGGCTGGCAGTACTCGGGGCTATCCGCCGAGGAAATGGAGCGGCGCGTGGTCATCATCAGCGAGCGCGCGTACTCCACCACCGTGGCGGGTATCGAGCGCA
Above is a genomic segment from Betaproteobacteria bacterium containing:
- the grxD gene encoding Grx4 family monothiol glutaredoxin is translated as MDTQDRIRKQVTDNKVVLYMKGTPEAPQCGFSATAVQILEACGAEDVATVNVLADAEIRQGIKEFANWPTIPQLYINGEFVGGADIIREMYENGELEKVLKG
- a CDS encoding acetyl/propionyl/methylcrotonyl-CoA carboxylase subunit alpha, with protein sequence MFDKILIANRGEIAVRVARTCKRLGVRTVAVYSDADANALHVSACDEAFHIGPSAPRESYLKAERILEVAKATGVQAVHPGYGFLSENASFADAVSQAGLIFIGPPASAIRAMGSKSASKDIMHKAGVPLVPGYHGEAQDYDTLHAEAEKTGYPVLIKASAGGGGKGMRVVNSARELKEAIAGAKREAASSFGDDRLLIEKYLQRQRHIEVQVFADTRGNAVYLFERDCSVQRRHQKVLEEAPAPGLSATRRRQMGSTAVAAALAVDYTNAGTVEFIADEQGAFYFMEMNTRLQVEHPVTEMITGLDLVEWQLRVAAGEALPLTQEQLAIRGHAIEARIYAEDAAKGFLPTAGVIHHLRQPQPSSHVRVDTGVKQGDEIGVHYDPMIAKLIVWDRDRGAALRRMHVALAEYQVVGVTTNIDLLAAIVAHPAFAQAHTELESLDTGLIERHRTELIPQAAQPADRFLALAVLAELLRNEREAQELAARSNDPHSPWNATDGWRLNQDNHHRFEFTGVGSVVAHYRKGGYRLDLPRSKVEAKGEFAGDDALMADIAGARVQATVVRRANEITVFAFGTSCRLELKAAQAVQAEDAGGSLAAPMSGNIIQVLVKPGQSVTKAQALLILEAMKMEHTISAPAQGVVKEIFYVAGDQVKEGAQLLSIETAEGS
- a CDS encoding Zeta toxin family protein — its product is MKAGDRRKATRCIVIAGPNGSGKTTFAREFLPKGGSILYFVNADLIAAGLSPLRPELAAVAAGRIFLRELDRLFAARVEFAIESTLSGLSLLGRLRRCRAVGYRIEIIYLTLPSVSLALRRVATRVKQGGHDVPRADVIRRFQRSRDNFEKHYRSLAEVITARSRVSRRRCARDT
- a CDS encoding acyl-CoA dehydrogenase, producing the protein MASSNTERYAELRAAVRALCKTFVPEYWRKLDEERAYPEAFVKALTDAGWLSALIPEEYGGSGLGITEASVILEEVNRSGGNSGACHAQMYIMGTLLRHGSSRQKSEYLPKIAKGEIRLQSFGVTEPSTGSDTTKLKTTAVRKGDRYVVNGQKVWTSRIQHSDLMLLLARTTPLPEVKKKSEGLSVFLVDLRQAIGKGMSVRPIRNMPNHETNEVFFDNLEIPAESLVGEEGKGFRYILDGMNAERILIAAECVGDGHWFIEKAVNYAKERVVFDRPIGQNQGIQFPIARAHINVEAADLMRFRAAELFDRKEPCGAEANMAKLLGADASWEAANVCLQTHGGFGFAAEYDVERKFRETRLYQVAPISTNLILSFIGEHELGLPRSY
- a CDS encoding ISAs1 family transposase; its protein translation is MVKGNQPRLQADIELLFRDRGPAHFTQASACEHGRIETRRIWCSSALNKHLDFPHVGQVFLIERRRTDKNTGGSSAKIAYGITRPTPEQASPEQVLQINRGHWCIENPCHDTPDWNYDEDRGRIRTGFGPENISRLRRFAIGVIKSSTQDGVAQTIRRLCRSPRLVFDYLRMTLNLYGFLSQIIPYQDSYLERLYVFVRQLAAKLPRRKSGPAYQFDDDVRLEYYRLQKISEGSIGLSKEYARSLDGSTKVGSGLVAREAVPLSRLLDLVNERFGTDFNQADQLFFDQMVEAAVLDEGLKQAVAVNPGDNFELVFKNLLNALFVERIDQNEDIYVRFMNDVPFQKTVTGWMAAEAYRRLRGKSP
- a CDS encoding enoyl-CoA hydratase/isomerase family protein, giving the protein MTTSNLFQSVDARGVATLTMNRPEVHNAFDDHLIAAMTTQLRALESDPRVRMVILAAAGKSFSAGADLNWMKRMAAYSEGENLRDARALAELMRTLNGLAKPTIARLQGSAFAGGMGLVACCDIAVAVPAAVFSLTEVRLGLTPAVISPYVVRAIGQRMARRYFLTAERFSAHEALRMGLVHAVVPDEELDKTVEGFVSDLLKGGPECLAVTKDLVATVAREKLDSALVEHTASRIAKLRVSAEGQEGIASFLEKRAPKWTPHS